TCCCTTGAATTACTGTAAGAAACTAATGAAGTACCCATTTCACAGCATTAAAATCCAGAATAGATAAGTTGCAGATATTGGTAAAGGAGATTATTAattgcttgttttgtttgtttgtttaggtaaGTATAGGTCGAGGAACTGGTGCTACTTACCAACTGATGTCAAAATCCTGTCCTTTGATGATCTCCCGGAAcactgtgttttccagcaaaatACTGATGGGCAGTGGACAGTGATTGATAACAAGGTACAGAAAGTTACTAGAAATGAATTGACTTGAAAGATGCTGAATGTGGAATCCAGTTTGAAAATGTGATTAGGAAAGCTGGAATGCCAGGCGAACTACATGAAAAGCTAATTTTGTATGCCGTTTGTGGAACAGTTTATGACTGTGTTAATGTATACCTGATTCTGTAAACTTTGGACCCTCCGGAtatgaatttaattcgttccgggggtctgtGTGCACCCCAAAAAACGTAACTAGaggtgccacttctgcgcatgcgcacggagTGCAGAGCGCTTCTCCGCATGCGCACGCGGCAAAACccgaagtatacacttccgggtttgctgtgttcATAACCTGAAAGTTATGTAACCAGGGTGGTACGTAAATGTAGGGTCCACTGTATAGGATTATTTTCTTTCATATAGTATCTGGAATTTATCATCTAGACTAGAGAATTGATGAAATAGCTATAATGAGTGGTATCCTAAGATTATGTGAGTGCAATGTTTCTCTGTCCAATTTTGTGCAGTTTCTTCCTTCCACTGTCACCCCTTCCCACCAGTGAAACCTGCCACATTGTTGTTCAGGAAGGCCTACAGACTTATGGAAAGGCTTTTTTGGGTAGCTGCCATGGTAGCGGGGGCTGGTTGCCTGAGAAGCCTTTGGCACACaaatagtactactactactacactactactactactactactaaataaataaagcaatccTACAGCAGTGCACATAGGattttaaaacatatataaaatatacagtatatacatgaGAAAGATATAGCACTTATAACATTAACCAGTAAAACAAGTAAAAAGAAGCCACAAGCTCTGGCGTTAATATTCTTCAAAAAacctgaacaaacaaacaaactcctaaAGTGAGATGGAAGTTCCGAATTCCATAGCTGGGGTGCAATCACCAATAAGGTCCTGCAGTTATGTATAATGAATTTCATGTGATTGTGGCACTTAATACTTGAAAGTACTACAGAAATGTTAAAACATGCATTATCTACTTGTAATCCTTATAGCGGGTAAGCCAGTGTTCTCTTTCTTGCAGATGGGGGCGGGTGGTAATGCTGAGAGATAGTTTGAAAGAACATGGCTTGCATTAGCCCACCTGTTGAGTTTAGGCAGCCTTTTCTTTCAAGAAGCATTTGAGAGTTATCCCTCTTCATCAGGGGCAGCTGTGAGTGGCCATTCATTTGAACCCAGTAATCCCTGGTTCCAAACCCAGCACTCTTGTCCATTTTACTACACTGTGTCTCACATTTTGATTTGGATGCTGTTTTGTCTTGTTGTATGTGCTGTCCTTTTAAAGATAAGCAAATATCCTTTCGattatcccccccttttttggaagAGTTttgtgtaaagcaggggtggtgaacctgcggtcctccagatgttgctggtctacacCTCTAATCATTCTTGACTATTGgcagtgcttgctggggctgatgagagttggagtcaacatctggaggggcacaggttcatGACCCCAGCTTAAATtgtggagatgccaaagattttGGTTAGTTTAGCTGAGACTTGTCACACTTCCAAAATAAATCATGTCTTGAGTGTCATGTGTACCaggggctgttgtttttaaattttgatttatcTTCTCAGGTAGTTGTAATAAATTTCTTTGGGCTACagtcccacttacctgggagtaagtccaggACTAACTTCTGATtagatgtgcataggattgaactGCTAGTTTTCTGGACAAATCACTTAATCAGCATGgatacataaaatacaaaatctgCTCTAGTCCCTTGGCTCAGATGTTTCCTGTTGGAGTGGGAAATACTGCATGTGTCTCATGCTAATTCTGCTCTAGTGCTGGatcactgttttttgtttgtttgcagtatTATTTGAGGAGTGCCAGGTTTTCCTTGCTGGCTTGTTTTTTTCTggtctgtttgttttattttctgatgTGCAGAAAACAAGCACATTTTCTAGCTCTTGCTTATTATTTTTCTTTCGCAGAGTCTAAATGGTGTCTGGCTGAATTGTGAACGCATTGATCCATCACGGCCCTATCTCTTACACGAAGGCGACTATATCCAGTTAGgagttccttttaaaaacagagaaacaGCTGAGTATGAATATACACTAATAagggaagaatggaagaaagtcAGTCCATTTCTGGCGCTGAAAAATGACCAGCTGACAGAGAAAATGAAAGACATGAGGGCTAAGCGTAAAATTAGCTTGGAAGAATCTGAGGCATCTGGAGCGGAAGGGCCTTCCAATTCCAGAACCAAAAGAAACAGGGTGTCTTCAGAaaatgattctttggggaaatgtgaGGGCGGCAGGACAGAACTGTCCAGACAAACAACAGAAAACATGGAAACAGTGTTGGTTTCTCCAAGGCCCagcaaaaaggagaagaagaaaatcacTGTAGCACCATTCCGCCTGAGCATGGTTTAGCTCTTCTTTCTAAGGACCACAAAGCCCCAAATTTGGCACAATCTTGGAATGGTTTGCAACAAATAATGAAAACTCTAGCAGATATGACAAAGCTAAAAGCCAAGATGCAGGAAAAGCAGACAGCTGTCCTGAATGTAAGGCAAATGAACAAGAAGTGTGCTCCTGTAGATATCCAAGTTTTGGAGCAGGAATTGCAGGAACTGAGGGAGCAGCTATGCACTGAgcaggagcagcaacagcagcaagtgGAGCAGTTGCAGAAGACAGTCTGTGAAGAATTGGAGGTAGGTGCAGCTGTGATACTTCACCCCCCACACTCATGTACCATTTGAAAACTTGGAAGCGTTGAAGTTGTGCCTAAGCAAGAATGATTGGGTGGGGGAAAGGTTAGCATTTTTAGCATTGCCATAGTCTCCCAAACCACCAGACCTTCATTTTCAGCACTGAGGTTTCTTAGTCCATTTAGTGTGCCTAATGAGCTATTTTCAACAGTGTTGCCAACTTGTTTGAAACTATAATATAGCTTCTTAAAAAATCCGCTGGCTTAGTTATTAGCACAGGGTAGATTAATATCATAATATTTCTCCTACACTGAAATATCTTACGACAAGCAAAAAGCATGTGCAACATCATGTCCAAAGTGTATTGCAGTAATTTATTTCAGTGCTCATACATTGATTAGGCTGCCCGGTCATGTCCATACCTTATTTCGTACAGAAATTATCACATGTATAAAAATATTATGCATGAAGGAGTCAACTTGGTCCTGTTTCACCGTagaatttatatttttcaaaataagcGCAACAGTTTAAAATTCATTGTAGTTGTTTTATTATGAGATTGGCAAAGAGAGAATTGTTTGCTCCCTGTCCTAATTTCCTTGAATTTCTTGTGTTGCAAAAAGCCCATTGATTAGTGAGACACATGAGGTGCATTTCTGCAGATGGTGCATCTTTTGGTGAGACTAGGCAAGATAGCAAGATCAGCAACAATGGACTGTTGCTCTCAGGATATTTGATGTGCTTTTAACATGGCTGCATCTATGGCTTGTGAGCCACAGCTTACTGTATTTGAATGATGGACACCAGAAGATAGTACTGAAGTGCAAGGCTTCTCTCTCCTAGAGCTAGGTTCAATACAAATAATGTGAAGTGAATGGATTGTTGTTGTCTGATGGGCACAGTAGTTAGCAGAATATTGCTTCACTTCCCTACTAGTTGCACAGTCACTTCAGTAGAGATTACAGTACTGTTCTTTGCTTTGACCCTAAACTGCTTCTAGTTCTTCCAACAGCAACTCCCATGAAATTCCTGCTGATGAAGTAGTAGCGCTAAGGAAAGTGTCTAGCATAAATGAACAATGGAAATACACTGTGTTTAATTATCTTTGTCCCTGTTTGATTCCTCATGGCCCCTTCTAGAGAAGGGATAAGAAGAATAGGATGGGTGGCaaaacagaacttccccttctgTCTGTGAAAGAAAGTCAAAGAGTTTTATCACAGCAGTGTATAACACGGCTTCATTTGGTAGTTGGTAACCACAGCataggctgtgcacacattaccCCTTCTCtggctccagtgtgctcccactgctggtgtttgaacCTGAGTACACATGaagttagccacaatccataggtATCCTGGAGTCTTGTTTGATGAGCTTCTAAACAGCCTCTATTGATTAAAAAATGGAAGTCATGGTGAAGCTGAGTTCTGTAGCTCTCAGGCAGCTCTCAGCAACAGCTTCAGTGAATTGGAGTTCAGTGTGGGTAAACAAATCAGAAAATGGGCATCAGATGACGACATCCCCACTCATTCTCTGGCATGAACAGCAATCTGAAACACCGCTGGAAAAACAACCTCAATGTATTTCAAGGCACCAATGTGCATATAGCCTGAGTACGCAATTAAATTGCTAAATCATGGTTAATGCCCTAGCTATTATAACCATGGTGTTATCCCAGCTCTTTATTTCATAGTTCAATAAACACTTTCTCCATTATGCTGATTGAGACCAATGGTCTATCTGTCTCAGTTTTGTCTATCTGTCTGGCAGAGGCTCACTAGGATTTCATAttaggttctctcccagccctacctggagatgccaaggattgacatgggatcttctgcacttaaagcagatgctttaccactgagctagggcccttCTCCCTTGCCTATACAACCACAGCAGAGAGAACAGTGAAGATACTCCAGGCATTACATGATTAGGTAGTTTATGCCAAAAGTATATTGTATAGGGGTATGTGTCTCTGATTAGGAATActgtaaaaatacagtaattgaaGATTTCCTTTTCAGGTTTCAGTTTTGTGTAGGCAACAgccattttattgttattttctaACTGCATGGAAGAAAACTTGTTTGACACCCTTTAGCATATTCATCCACTAGCTTCTGTTATCCTGCATGTTGTTGTTCTTAGTTGTATATGTCTTTCCTATGCTTGACTGACAGGCTCTTATTTATTGTTTAGggagcaaaggaagaagaaggagaagggagacTGAAGGAACAACTGACCCAGGTTCTAGTGCAGGTAACTTAGCAACAAAACCAGCAAAAATTTAGCAACTGACCCAGGTTCTAGTGCAGGTAATCCCAACAAAAACATCCTTACATACCTTTTGCCCATTCGTTCTTCTAACCTAAATAAGTTTTAAGTATGTGTATGTTTTATGGATTATGTTTATTTAGAGGAAATGAGTTGTATTCGTGCAGTGGGTTGACATATTTTCAGGATGTGAAGTAGAATCTGGCATGCCTAATTGGTATGTTAAtgagtgtcagggaactgccacctggcccgctcttagcatacagagagctccaacgccaattgagcagcagcacctcttcagtgcgaaaagcagccacacctccagtggggggaaagggaaggggccagctgggagaggagagggcttggggatgctgcaaagagccccagcacctcagccAGCCAGGAGGCAAAGGGAATCTGGCGGGGAGACAGCTTGGGGATGTTGCAGAGACCCAGCGCTCACCTCactcggctggtcaggagggaagcacgccatttccggcaccccaattgcgcagaggggtgaaacgcaaggagcagagctgtcaaccttcctttttttgcattgggaaatggccatagctgtcaactttcccttttttgcagtgggaaacggcgctggaataagggaattcccacaaaaaaagggaaagttgatgctggggaaggaaccggaaggggccactcccggattctgccagtgattgagacagacatgct
Above is a window of Lacerta agilis isolate rLacAgi1 chromosome 3, rLacAgi1.pri, whole genome shotgun sequence DNA encoding:
- the RNF8 gene encoding LOW QUALITY PROTEIN: E3 ubiquitin-protein ligase RNF8 (The sequence of the model RefSeq protein was modified relative to this genomic sequence to represent the inferred CDS: inserted 3 bases in 3 codons); protein product: MAECVGGDSRVSRPSGGPGQIWCLKRVGMSEEWLLLEDGSEVSIGRGTGATYQLMSKSCPLMISRXHCVFQQNTDGQWTVIDNKSLNGVWLNCERIDPSRPYLLHEGDYIQLGVPFKNRETAEYEYTLIREEWKKVSPFLALKNDQLTEKMKDMRAKRKISLEESEASGAEGPSNSRTKRNRVSSENDSLGKCEGGRTELSRQTTENMETVLVSPRPSKKEKKXNHCSTIPPEHGLALLSKDHKAPNLAQSWNGLQQIMKTLADMTKLKAKMQEKQTAVLNVRQMNKKCAPVDIQVLEQELQELREQLCTEQEQQQQQVEQLQKTVCEELEGAKEEEGEGRLKEQLTQVLVQHRALMEELSRSKKDFEEIIKAKDRELKETKEEKEKARAQKEEALSHMNDVLENELQCTICSEHFIEAVTLNCAHSFCSYCINEWMKRKLECPICRGTILSKTRSLVLDNCIDRMVENLDDETKHRHLSLIQERKGKQVVAENPASESESSTLSTSSDSESSSITXTLDSESSSLTSVQSIMSLSSFESDDYEGDSDSHHFI